Proteins from a genomic interval of Nematostella vectensis chromosome 12, jaNemVect1.1, whole genome shotgun sequence:
- the LOC116612350 gene encoding uncharacterized protein LOC116612350, whose amino-acid sequence MDELSNYLTERDRESKLDNNGEVRRIQYAIESVLKDITKSVQERDHRFAGTLIPVGSFYSDLKIGLPGEFDFIYELSTLEEGKDFEVMPSGFRGTRNLWRTAEGDPGKKKIFLKNPKQFFRGCEDASLIWIHKTWTNEFVLDPIAVKNSFFSIIGDVVESIHPSNLPRYLTFSNVGTTIDFVFGPAITLFFNWSGRAYPNLTISVDMTIAIKAMKWRSHFDFLSDKSIVPDSFMRKILLKGIRRHGYHLVPNTSGNRNLWKLSTSFLETRFFMRFPKDAKIKQFIRVMKCVKCDHLKNKWSLDLMKIKELADIVRAMETFLRPEEPDEFHHLVSSYLVKTSAFTVCAGATSTEWKRASLAALYLVTLCCLYNTIKRRTLSNFFISRQKLNAPVCGEVIPGFHVIFQDIWDVISKHRKGGVDMSTLKKEDVFNPETVLALFEITKDEIDLYFSSVWNSEKLIKTYGFSQKQS is encoded by the coding sequence ATGGACGAGCTATCGAACTACCTAACGGAACGCGATAGAGAGAGTAAGCTTGACAACAACGGCGAAGTGAGAAGGATTCAATACGCCATCGAAAGTGTGCTTAAAGACATCACGAAATCTGTACAAGAAAGGGACCATAGATTTGCCGGCACCCTGATTCCTGTAGGGAGCTTTTATTCTGATCTTAAGATCGGTCTCCCAGGCGAGTTCGACTTCATTTATGAACTCAGTACACTCGAGGAAGGAAAGGACTTCGAGGTGATGCCTTCAGGGTTTCGAGGAACTAGAAATTTGTGGCGAACCGCAGAAGGGGATCCgggtaaaaagaaaatatttcttaaaaatccGAAACAATTCTTCCGAGGCTGCGAAGATGCGTCATTAATATGGATTCATAAAACTTGGACAAACGAGTTCGTCCTAGACCCAATTGCAGTAAAGAActcatttttttcaattatagGTGACGTCGTGGAGAGTATCCACCCATCTAATCTCCCGAGATATTTAACCTTTTCAAATGTGGGTACCACCATCGACTTCGTGTTTGGTCCCGCAATCACTCTGTTTTTTAATTGGAGCGGCCGTGCTTACCCAAATCTCACGATTTCAGTCGACATGACAATAGCCATTAAAGCGATGAAGTGGCGATCTCACTTCGACTTTCTAAGTGACAAGAGCATTGTACCAGATTCTTTTATGAGGAAGATCTTACTGAAGGGAATCCGAAGGCATGGCTACCACTTGGTGCCAAACACATCAGGAAACAGAAATCTGTGGAAGCTGTCCACTTCTTTCTTGGAAACCAGATTTTTCATGAGATTTCCCAAGGACGCAAAGATCAAGCAGTTTATTCGAGTAATGAAGTGTGTGAAATGCGATCACCTTAAAAACAAATGGAGTTTGGACTTGATGAAGATAAAAGAATTGGCAGATATCGTGAGAGCAATGGAAACTTTTCTCCGACCGGAGGAGCCTGATGAGTTCCATCACCTTGTGTCCTCATACCTTGTGAAAACATCCGCTTTCACAGTATGCGCTGGTGCAACGTCTACTGAGTGGAAAAGGGCGTCCCTCGCAGCTCTATACTTGGTCACGCTTTGTTGTTTATACAATACGATAAAAAGACGTACTCTCTCAAACTTTTTCATTTCAAGGCAGAAACTCAATGCTCCTGTGTGTGGTGAAGTTATACCTGGATTTCATGTtattttccaggatatttggGATGTCATAAGCAAACACAGGAAAGGGGGGGTTGATATGAGCACATTGAAGAAGGAGGACGTATTCAATCCAGAGACAGTGTTGGCACTCTTTGAGATAACAAAGGACGAAATTGATTTATATTTCAGCAGTGTTTGGAACTCCGAGAAATTGATCAAAACATACGGGTTTTCCCAAAAACAAAGTTGA
- the LOC5504681 gene encoding chymotrypsinogen A: MMMYAALLITLFFVPGLSEAACGQRPSQSRVINGVDATAHAWPWQISLRMMSKKGDDYHFCGGSLIDSEWVLTAAHCVAGIRNPRRYSVYVGAHELDGTTQVEEKISISKIYSHEKYSSSLLTSDVALIKLSKAVSLSKHVNTVCLPSGLSSDEAPAGSKCFITGWGRMVAGGSGANTLQQADLLVASHSDCQARMGYMLSVDKATMICAGSQGKGGCQGDSGGPFVCEEGGKWVLRGAVSWGHVNCLTDHYTVFARVNSFISWINAKKAGYKGRR, translated from the exons ATGATGATGTACGCCGCGTTACTCATTACCTTGTTTTTTGTTCCCGGGTTATCAGAAG CTGCCTGCGGTCAGCGGCCAAGCCAGTCTCGTGTCATCAATGGAGTCGACGCTACTGCGCACGCGTGGCCATGGCAGATCAGTCTGCGCATGATGAGCAAAAAGGGTGATGATTATCATTTCTGTGGTGGCTCTCTCATTGATAGTGAGTGGGTACTGACCGCTGCTCATTGTGTCGCTGGCATCCGCAATCCGCGTCGCTACTCAGTCTATGTTG GCGCGCACGAACTTGATGGAACAACCCAAGTCGAAGAAAAAATCAGCATCTCCAAAATCTACAGCCATGAGAAGTACTCGTCTTCTCTACTGACGAGTGACGTAGCGTTGATTAAGCTTTCCAAGGCTGTAAGTCTCTCCAAGCACGTGAACACCGTCTGCCTACCATCAGGGCTCAGCTCAGACGAGGCGCCTGCAGGCTCGAAATGCTTCATAACTG GGTGGGGTAGGATGGTAGCTGGTGGGTCTGGCGCCAACACCCTCCAGCAAGCGGATCTCCTGGTGGCTTCGCACTCCGACTGTCAGGCCAGAATGGGCTACATGTTATCCGTCGACAAGGCGACCATGATCTGCGCTGGCAGCCAGGGCAAGGGCGGTTGCCAGGGCGACAGCGGAGGGCCGTTCGTGTGCGAGGAGGGGGGCAAGTGGGTCTTGAGGGGCGCGGTGAGCTGGGGGCATGTCAACTGCCTGACGGACCACTACACCGTCTTTGCGCGCGTCAACAGTTTTATCAGCTGGATCAACGCTAAGAAGGCTGGCTATAAAG GTCGCCGTTAA